The following are encoded in a window of Staphylospora marina genomic DNA:
- a CDS encoding sensor histidine kinase gives MKRALYIFLRERAGWIIVYYSGLGIVYLLFALILSFEKAKLTPLNRHLGYALLLSSVWLLLFLVLQFLRWYPYYRQLEASARASSVDWFAEWEKTGSPERDLVSNVIQHFYQLAVEERHQFQTTRQQHVEFMNLWVHQMKTPVSTLLLLSHQTNDISPEQRELLKSMEEEAEKISTGLDMVLSMARLTDFATDYQIRPVSLLEMVRDVIHSKKKLFIRYRIFPKLTAEQGDWIIYTDKKWNRFVIEQIIQNALKYASQSKQSSFLHITLEKQDQETVLTIRDEGPGIPPQDLPRVFEPFFTGENGRQFAQATGMGLYLVKKVLEKLNHSIHIESKVGKGTAVSITYTKQ, from the coding sequence ATGAAGCGAGCCCTCTACATTTTTCTCCGTGAACGGGCCGGTTGGATCATTGTGTATTATTCAGGTCTGGGAATCGTGTATTTGTTGTTCGCGTTGATCCTTTCGTTTGAGAAAGCCAAGCTGACGCCTCTCAATCGCCATCTCGGTTATGCCTTGTTGTTGTCTTCCGTTTGGCTCTTATTGTTTCTCGTTCTCCAATTCCTGCGTTGGTATCCGTATTACCGGCAACTGGAGGCATCCGCGCGTGCTTCCTCGGTCGATTGGTTTGCCGAATGGGAAAAAACCGGAAGTCCGGAACGCGATCTCGTCAGCAACGTGATTCAGCATTTTTATCAATTGGCAGTGGAAGAGCGTCATCAATTTCAAACCACCCGGCAACAACATGTGGAATTCATGAATCTGTGGGTTCATCAAATGAAAACACCCGTATCCACACTGCTGCTGTTGAGTCATCAAACGAACGACATTTCTCCGGAACAGCGGGAGTTGTTAAAGAGCATGGAGGAAGAGGCAGAAAAAATAAGCACCGGCTTGGACATGGTCTTGTCCATGGCCAGATTGACCGATTTTGCGACGGACTACCAAATCCGTCCGGTCTCTCTGCTCGAAATGGTTCGGGATGTGATTCATTCCAAAAAGAAATTGTTTATCCGATACAGAATCTTTCCCAAGTTGACAGCTGAACAAGGGGATTGGATCATCTACACAGACAAAAAGTGGAACCGTTTCGTGATCGAACAAATCATCCAAAATGCCTTGAAATATGCTTCTCAGTCCAAGCAAAGCAGCTTTCTCCACATAACATTGGAAAAACAGGATCAAGAGACCGTATTGACCATTCGTGATGAGGGTCCGGGGATCCCCCCTCAGGATCTCCCGCGTGTGTTTGAGCCGTTTTTCACGGGAGAAAACGGCAGACAATTTGCCCAAGCCACCGGGATGGGGTTGTATTTGGTGAAAAAGGTGTTGGAAAAATTGAACCACTCGATCCATATCGAATCCAAAGTCGGGAAAGGAACCGCCGTTTCCATCACATACACAAAGCAATAG